Proteins encoded in a region of the Kwoniella botswanensis chromosome 2, complete sequence genome:
- a CDS encoding thioredoxin translates to MAPNITEIESTSHFDGIVRSLPPNQLLVIDFHAVWCGPCHAIAPVLEQLSNSYKHVKFVKIDVDRQAQLAQRFQVRAMPTFKFLRGGREVDELRGASPPQLNALVSKHAGTPAAATSTQASSSSYTVKSSAPSESTGSLLKHIVSNGLSCLNESSDHPLSSIVGPNPGPKGTSYLESDADAELLISIPFQDQVKLKSISIFSAISPSQAPKSIKLFINTPNIDFSDAESLNPAQEIELTPEQVKGEKVDLRFVRFQNVRSLHILVKDNQEDEETTRIDSIDIFGTTGDASTEKAPAGQAAGGGSMMDRLMGRA, encoded by the exons ATGGCCCCGAACATCACGGAGATCGAGTCAACTTCTC ATTTCGACGGTATTGTCAGGAGTTTGCCgccaaatcagcttcttgtcATAG ATTTCCATGCG GTTTGGTGCGGTCCATGCCACGCTATTGCCCCGGTGCTGGAACAGCTCTCGAACTCT TATAAACACGTAAAATTCGTT AAAATAGATGTGGATCGACAAGCTCAACTCGCTCAGAGATTCCAGGTCAGGGCCATGCCTACCTTCAAGTTCTTGAGAGGAGGGCGAGAGGTAGATGAG CTTCGTGGAGCTTCTCCTCCTCAACTAAACGCTCTCGTATCTAAGCATGCAGGTACACCGGCCGCCGCTACAAGCACACAAgcctcttcgtcctcataCACCGTGAAATCATCTGCTCCTAGTGAAAGTACGGGATCCCTTCTCAAACACATCGTTTCAAATGGATTATCATGTCTCAACGAATCATCTGATCACCCGCTTTCATCAATCGTCGGACCCAACCCTGGACCGAAAGGGACATCATACCTTGAATCAGATGCAGATGCGGAACTactcatctccatcccattccaaGATCAAGTAAAGCTCAAgtccatctctatcttctcAGCCATCAGTCCTTCTCAAGCTCCTAAATCAATCAAGCTATTCATCAATACTCCCAATATCGATTTCTCAGATGCGGAAAGTCTAAATCCAGCTCAGGAGATCGAATTGACGCCTGAACAGGTTAAAGGTGAAAAGGTGGATTTGAGATTCGTTAGATTCCAGAATGTTAGAAGTCTACATATTTTGGTTAAGGATAATCaggaggacgaggagacTACTAGgatcgattcgattgatatcttcgggACGA CCGGAGATGCGAGTACCGAGAAAGCTCCTGCTGGGCAAGCTGCAGGCGGTGGATCCATGATGGATAGACTAATGGGCAGAGCTTAG